CCCGGCACCCAGTCCATGATCACGCCGATGCCGGCCCGGTGGAGCCGGTCGATCAGGTAGCGCAGGTCGTCGGGGAAGCCGAAGCGCGCAGTGGGCGCGAAGTAGCCCGTGACCTGGTAGCCCCACGAGCCGCCGAACGGATGCTCCGCCAGCGGCAGGAACTCCACGTGGGTGTAGCCGAGCTCGGTGACGTAGCCGATCAGCTCGTCCGCGGCGTCGCGGTACCCGAGGCCCCTGCGCCACGAGCCGAGGTGCACCTCGTACACGCTCATGGGCCCGTCGTGCGGGTCGCGGGCGCGGCGCGCGTCCATCCACTCGTGGTCGCCCCACTCGTACGACGTCGAGGTCACGGCCGACGCCGTCGACGGCGGCGCCTCGGCGGCCCGCGCCATCGGGTCCGCGTGCGTGACCCAGTCGCCCGCCCGGGTGTGGATCTCGAACTTGTACTGCGCCCCGGGGGCCACGTCGGGGACGAACAGCTCCCACACGCCATTGCCGCCCATGTTCCGCATGGCGTGCGCGGTGCCGTCCCACTCGTTGAAGCTGCCGACGACGCGCACGGCGCGCGCGTGCGGCGCCCACACCGAGAACGAGGTGCCGGTCACGGGGGAGCCGATTCCCCAGTGGTCGCGGTAGTGCGCGCCGAGCACGCGCCAGAGCTCCTCGTGGCGGCCCTCGCCGATGAGGTGCAGGTCGAGCTCGCCGATCGACGGCGCGAACCGGTACGGGTCGTCGGCGGTCCACTCGGTGCCGTCCTCGTACCTGGCCTCGATGCGGTAGTCCTGCGGCGAGAAGTCGCCGACCCCCTGCCAGATGCCCCAGCCGAGGTGCTCGAGCGTCAGCCGGCCGTCGACGAGCACGGCGTCGACGTCGCGCGCGAGCGGCCGCCGTGCGCGGATCACGGTGCGCGCGGGCTCGCCCGGCAGCTCGATCGGGTGCTGGCCGAGGATGGCGTGCGGATCGTGGTAGCGGCCCTCGCCGACCGCCGCGAGGATGTGGTCGGCCGGGCGCGCGGGCATGCGCGGGTGTGCGTGGGTGTCAGGCATCGATCGCCCCTCTCACGTGCAGGATGTGCACCGGCATCGTGAAGGCGTCCAGGCGCACGTAGTTCGACGCTCCCCACTCCCAGGTCTCGCCGCTGACGAGCTCGTCCACCGTGAAGCGCGAGCCCTCGGGCAGGCCGAGCGCGGTGACGTCGAGGTGCACGGTCGTCTCGCGCACGGAGTGCGGGTCGACGTTGGCGACGACGATGATCGTGTCGGGCTCGCCGTCGCGCGTGAACGAGCCGTCGACGTGCTTGCTGTAGGCGAGGATCGCCGGGTCCTCGGTGGCGTGGAAGCGGATGTTCCGCAGCTGCCCCAGCGCGGGGTGGCCGGCGCGGATGCGGTTGAGGATGCCGAGGTACAGGCCGAGCGAGCGCCCCTCGTCCTCGGCCCGGGCGAAGTCGCGCGGCTTGTACTCGTACTTCTCGTTGTCGATGGCCTCCTCGGCTCCCGGCCGGGCGACCGACTCGAAGAGCTCGAAGCCCGAGTACACGCCCCAGAGGGGCGCCGCGGTTGCGGCGATCGATGCGCGCACGGTGAATGCCGCCGGCCCGCCGAACTGCAGGTACTCGGTGAGGATGTCGGGGGTGTTCACGAACAGGTTGGGCCGCATGTAGTCGGCGGTCTCCTGCGAGACGCTGGTGAGGAACTCCTCGAGCTCCTCCTTGGTGTTGCGCCAGGTGAAGTACGAGTACGACTGCTGGAAGCCGACCGCGGCGAGCGAGCGCATCATCGCGGGGCGCGTGAACGCCTCGGCGAGGAACACCACGTCGGGGTGCTCGGCGTTCACCTCGCCGATGATCCACTCCCAGAACGCGAGCGGCTTGGTGTGCGGGTTGTCGACGCGGAAGATGCGCACGCCCTGCGCGATCCAGTGCCGCAGCACCCGCAGCGCCTCCTGACGGATGCCCTCAGGATCGTTGTCGAAGTTGATCGGGTAGATGTCCTGGTACTTCTTCGGCGGGTTCTCCGCGTACGCGATCGTGCCGTCGGGAAGGGTCGTGAACCACTCCGGATGCGCGGTGACCCACGGGTGGTCGGGGGAGGCCTGGAGCGCGAAGTCCATCGCGATCTCGAGGCCCAGCTCGTTCGCCCGCCGCACGAAGGCCCGGAAGTCGCGGAGCCGGCCGAGATCGGGGTGGATGGCGTCGTGCCCGCCCTCGGGCGCGCCGATGGCCCACGGCGAACCGGGGTCGTCGGGGCCCGCGTCGAGCGTATTGTTCGGGCCCTTGCGGAACGCCCGCCCGATCGGGTGGATCGGCGGCAGGTAGACCACGTCGAAGCCCATCGCGGCGACCTCCGCCAGGCGCTTCTGGGCGGTGCGGAAGTTCCCGCTCCGCCAGCGCCCGTTCTTGTACCGGTGCGCGCCCTCGGAGCGGGGGAAGAACTCGTACCACGAGCCCACGCCCGCGGCCCGGCGCTCGACGCGGATCACGTGCTCGGGCGAGGTCGTCGTGAGGCTCGCGTACGGCCGCACGTGGAACTCCGCGTGCAGGGCCGCGTCGTCGATGACCGCGGCGCGCACGTCGACCGGCTTCGCGCGGTTGCGGAGCAGGCGGGCGGATGCCGCGAGCCGGCGCCTCGCCGCCTTGGGGCGGATCATCTGCAGCGACGCCCGGTAGAGCAGGCGCGCGCCGATCTCGAGCATGAGCTCGACGTCGATGCCCGCGGGCACCTTGATGCCCGCGTCGTGCACCCAGGTCTCGAACTCGTCGCCGAAGCCGGTCACGCGCCAGCGCCACTCGCCGACCTCGTCGAGCAGTGCGTCGGCCTCCCACCGGTCGAGGCCCTGACCCATCAGGTGCATCCGGTGCTCGGTCGTCGCGCCGGACGGCGCGACGAGGTGCAGCATCGCCCCGACCGCGTCGTGTCCCTCGCGGAACACCGTGGCCCGGAACGGCACCACCTCGCCCTCGAACGCCTTGGGTCGCAGCTCGGGCTCGAGGGATGCGGGGGTGAGCCGGCCCACCGGGATCCGGCCGACCGTCGTCGTGGGGGAGGTCACGTTCCGACCGTATCGCGTCGGCGACGCGATGGCGGGGGATTGCGTTCACGAGTCCGACATGTTCCGCCCGTACGCTGATGCCGTGCGAGCGATCCGTCGATTCACCGTCCGTCCCGTCGTCCCGGAGCGCCTGTCCGCGCTCGAGGAACTCGCCGCGAACCTGCGCTGGTCGTGGCACCTCCCGACCCGCCGGCTGTTCGAGCATGTCTCGCCGCACGCGTGGGCGTCGACGGGGCACGACCCGGTCGCGCTGCTCGGCGAGGTGGAGCCCGCCCGCCTGGAGGAGCTCGCGGGCGACGATCGCTTCGTCGAGTGGGCGGAGTCGCTTCGGGCTGACCTGCACGCGTACCTCGGGGAGCCGCGCTGGTACCAGCGGCTCGACGGGCACTCGCCCGGCCGGATCGCGTACTTCTCGCCCGAGTTCGGCATCGCGGCGGCGCTGCCGCAGTACTCCGGCGGCCTCGGCATCCTCGCCGGAGACCACCTCAAGAGCGCGAGCGACCTCGGCGTCCCGCTCACCGCGGTGGGGCTGTTCTACCGCGCCGGCTACTTCTCGCAGTCGATCTCGCCCGACGGATGGCAGCAGGAGCGCTACCCCGTGCTCGACCCCGACGGCCTGCCGCTCACGGTGCTGCGCGGCCACGACGGCACGCCCGAACAGGTGAGCCTCGCCATGCCGGGCGGTCGCGCGCTGCACGCCCGCGTCTGGCAGGCCGCGGTCGGCCGGGTCACGCTGCTGCTGCTCGACACCGACATCCCCGCGAACGACGACGACCTGCGCGGCGTGACCGACCGGCTCTACGGCGGCGGCGGCGAGCACCGCCTGCTGCAGGAGCTGCTGCTCGGCATCGGCGGGGTGCGCGCACTGCGGCGGTGGGAGGAGCTCGGAGGCCACGAGGCCGCGGACGTGTTCCACACCAACGAGGGCCACGCCGGCTTCCTCGGCCTCGAGCGCATCTCCGACCTCATCGGCGAGGGGCTGTCGTTCCAGGAGGCGCTGCAGGCCGTGCGCGCCGGCACCGTGTTCACGACCCACACGCCCGTGCCCGCGGGCATCGACCGGTTCGACCGCGGGCTGGTCGAGCGCTACCTCACGCCCGAGCTCCTGCCCGGCGTGCGCCCCGCGGACGTGATGGCGCTCGGCACGGAGGCCGACCCCGGCTCGCACGCGTTCAACATGGCGATCATGGGCCTGCGTCTCGGTCAGCGCGCGAACGGCGTCTCGAAGCTGCACGGCGAGGTCAGCCGGCGCATGTTCTCCGAGCTCTGGGCGGGGTTCGACCCGAGCGAGGTGCCGATCGACTCGGTCACGAACGGCGTGCACGCGCCCACCTGGACCGACCCGCTGCTGAAGGACCTCGCCGAGGCCCGGTTCGCCTCGACCGACACGACCGCGGTCGACTGGGCGTCCGACGTTGTCTCCGACGCCGAGCTCTGGGAGGTCAAGGGCGCGATGCGCGAGCAGCTCGTGGCCGACGCGCGCCGCCGCGTGTCCGAGGCGTGGTCGGCCAGCCACCCCGGCGCCGTGTCGCCGCCGTGGACCTCGGGCGTGCTCGACCCGCACGTGCTCACCATCGGGTTCGCCCGGCGCGTGCCGACGTACAAGCGCCTCACCCTGATGCTGCAGGACCCGGAGCGGCTCGCGGGGATCCTCACCCACCCCGAGCGTCCGGTGCAGATCGTCGTGGCCGGCAAGTCGCATCCCGCCGACGACGAGGGCAAGCAGCTCATCCAGCAGCTCGTGCGGTTCGCCTCCGACCCGGCGGTGCGCCAGCGCATCGTGTTCCTGCCCGACTACGACATCCGCATGGCCCGCACGCTCTACCCGGGCTGCGACGTGTGGTTGAACAACCCGCTGCGCCCGCTCGAGGCCTGTGGCACGTCCGGCATGAAGGCCGCGCTGAACGGCGCGCTCAACTGCTCGATCCTCGACGGCTGGTGGGCCGAGTACGCCGACGACGACAACGGCTGGGCGATCCCGTCGGCCGACGCCGCGGGTGATGCGACGGAGCGCGACCGGCTCGAGGCATCCGCCCTCTACGACCTCATCGAGCACCGCATCGCGCCGCGCTTCTACGATCGCGACGCCGACGGGGTGCCGACCGCGTGGGTCGACATGATGCGGCACACGCTGGCCACGCTCTCGCCCGAGCTCTCGGCCGACCGCATGGTGCGCGAGTACGTGCAGCGCCTCTACCGGCCGGCGGCCGAGCTCGCCGCGACGGCGAACGCCGACGACCACCGTGCCGCGCGCGAGCTGGCGGCGTGGAAGGCGCGCGTGCAGGCGGCGTGGCCGTCGGTGCGCGTGCGCCACGTCGAGTCGGGCGGTCTCGCGTCGGTGCCGCACGTCGGCGAGGAGCTGCGCCTGCGGGTGCACGTCGACATCGACGGGCTCTCCGACGACGACGTCGCCGTGCAGGTCGTCTACGGGCGCGTCCGCGACGGCGACGACCTCTCCGACCTGCGCACCCGCGAGCTCGTGCCGGATCCCTCCGCGGAGGCCGGCGGCGCACGGGTGTACACCGGCTCGGTCGCGCTCGAGCGCGCAGGGAACTTCGGCTACACCGTGCGCGTCGTGCCCCGGCACCAGCTGCTCGCGAGCCCGGCCGAGCTCGGCCTGGTCGCGCTCGCCTAGAGCGCGGCGGGTGCGTCGGCGGGCCCGACGAGGTCTCGCAGCAGTCCGCGCAGCTCGGGCACCTGGGTGAGGGTCCAGTCGCGCGCGAGGTGGTTGTAGTCGCGGAAGATCGGGAGCCCGCCGTCGCTCACCTGGCAGGTCGACGCGTCGCACATGAGGTCGACGGAGGAGAACTCGACGGCGATTGGGTGCGCCGCGAGCACCTCGGTGCCCAGCGCGCGGAGTTCGGCGATCGGCTCGAGGGCGGTGGAGCGGGGGACGGCGCACGCCTCGGCCGACTGCTCGGCGAGGCAATCGTTGGGATCGTGGTCGAAGCGGGGATTGTCGCGGATGACCCCGATCGTCCGGCCGCTGTGGACGGCAAGCACCTCTTCGTATCCGCGCTCCCAGGCTGCGAGCTGGTCGGCCGTCGACAGCTCCGACCCGTCGTCCGCCCGGATCCGGCCGAGGTACCCCTCGGCATGGGAGAGGAGGACCGCGTCGGCGTCGTACTCGTCGATGGACGCAACGGAGTGGTCGCGGAAGGCACCGCATCGCGCGTCGTGCCTGCCGGACGTGTTGACGATGTACACGGTGACGGCGGGGCACGACGAGCGCCACCGCACGACCAGGCGCACCTGCTCGAGGCGCGCGGCCTCGTCGAGCGCCTCCTTCCAGTGGCCCGCATGCGAGTCGCCGTACATGACGACCGTGCGATCGCCCTGCGGATCGCCGAGGATGCAGGTGTCCGACTGTGCGCAGCCCGCTTCCGGATCGGCCTCGCGCGCCTCGACGATCTCGATGTTCTCGGCCTGGGCGCGCTCGCCCGAGCTGAACACGATGCCGGATGCGACGATGACGCAGGCCGTCGCGGTGAGGCCCGCCGCGAACGTGCGGACCGCCGATGCGCTGAGGCGGGGATGGAAGCGCATCGGGTGCTCGATGTACTTGTAGCTGAGGTACGCCACGCCGAGTGAGAGCACGGCCGACGCGCCGCGGACGGATGCCGCCTGTCCCCACACCTCCGTCATCAGCACGAGGAACGGCCAGTGCCAGAGGTACCAGGAGTACGAGAGCTCGCCGATCACGCGCAGCGGCGGCAGGGCGAGCAGGCGCGACGGCCACGTCGCGGGCCCGCGACCGCCCGCGATGATCAGCATCGTGGCGGCCACCGGGACGATCGCGACCCAGCCGGGGAACGCGAGCGCCTCGCTGAAGCCCACGGTCACGGCGGCCAGGGTCACGAGCCCCACCGCCACCATGGTCGCGCGCAGCCAGGCCGGCCCCAGGCGGCCGGCGGGCACGAGCGCCAGCATTCCCGCGACCGCGAACTCCCACGCGCGGGTCGGGAGCAGGTAGAACGCGGCATTCGGGTGGGTCGGGGTGAAGACGATCGACGCGACGAGCGACAGCGCCGCGACGGTCGCGAACACGACGAGGAGGCGCACGCGCACGGAACGGCCGCGAGCGAGCAGGACGGCGAGGCCGATGAGCCCGGGCCAGACGAGGTAGAACTGCTCCTCGACCGCCAGCGACCAGGTGTGCAGGAACGGGTTGGGGACGCCGAGGTCCTCGGCGAAGTAGCCGGAGGGATCGAGGGCGAAGACGATGTTCGCGGTGTACGTCGCGGCCGCGGCCGACTGGCCCGCCAGCGTGCTCAGGTCGAGCGGCGACAGCACCATCGCGCCCACCACGAGCGTGACGATGACCATCGTGACCGACGCGGGCGTGAGCCGCCGGATGCGGCGCGCCCAGAAGTGCGCGAGGCGGATGCGGCCGTGCCGGTCGATCTCGCGCAGGAGCAGGGTCGTGATGAGGTAGCCCGAGATCACGAAGAAGACGTCGACGCCCGTGAACCCGCCGTCGAAGCCGGGAACGCCCGCGTGGAAGGCGACGACGGGCACGATCGCGAGCGCGCGGA
This portion of the Agromyces rhizosphaerae genome encodes:
- a CDS encoding acyltransferase family protein; translation: MHPKPSPTAQHQHWFRDDITGLRALAIVPVVAFHAGVPGFDGGFTGVDVFFVISGYLITTLLLREIDRHGRIRLAHFWARRIRRLTPASVTMVIVTLVVGAMVLSPLDLSTLAGQSAAAATYTANIVFALDPSGYFAEDLGVPNPFLHTWSLAVEEQFYLVWPGLIGLAVLLARGRSVRVRLLVVFATVAALSLVASIVFTPTHPNAAFYLLPTRAWEFAVAGMLALVPAGRLGPAWLRATMVAVGLVTLAAVTVGFSEALAFPGWVAIVPVAATMLIIAGGRGPATWPSRLLALPPLRVIGELSYSWYLWHWPFLVLMTEVWGQAASVRGASAVLSLGVAYLSYKYIEHPMRFHPRLSASAVRTFAAGLTATACVIVASGIVFSSGERAQAENIEIVEAREADPEAGCAQSDTCILGDPQGDRTVVMYGDSHAGHWKEALDEAARLEQVRLVVRWRSSCPAVTVYIVNTSGRHDARCGAFRDHSVASIDEYDADAVLLSHAEGYLGRIRADDGSELSTADQLAAWERGYEEVLAVHSGRTIGVIRDNPRFDHDPNDCLAEQSAEACAVPRSTALEPIAELRALGTEVLAAHPIAVEFSSVDLMCDASTCQVSDGGLPIFRDYNHLARDWTLTQVPELRGLLRDLVGPADAPAAL
- a CDS encoding alpha-1,4-glucan--maltose-1-phosphate maltosyltransferase, with protein sequence MGRLTPASLEPELRPKAFEGEVVPFRATVFREGHDAVGAMLHLVAPSGATTEHRMHLMGQGLDRWEADALLDEVGEWRWRVTGFGDEFETWVHDAGIKVPAGIDVELMLEIGARLLYRASLQMIRPKAARRRLAASARLLRNRAKPVDVRAAVIDDAALHAEFHVRPYASLTTTSPEHVIRVERRAAGVGSWYEFFPRSEGAHRYKNGRWRSGNFRTAQKRLAEVAAMGFDVVYLPPIHPIGRAFRKGPNNTLDAGPDDPGSPWAIGAPEGGHDAIHPDLGRLRDFRAFVRRANELGLEIAMDFALQASPDHPWVTAHPEWFTTLPDGTIAYAENPPKKYQDIYPINFDNDPEGIRQEALRVLRHWIAQGVRIFRVDNPHTKPLAFWEWIIGEVNAEHPDVVFLAEAFTRPAMMRSLAAVGFQQSYSYFTWRNTKEELEEFLTSVSQETADYMRPNLFVNTPDILTEYLQFGGPAAFTVRASIAATAAPLWGVYSGFELFESVARPGAEEAIDNEKYEYKPRDFARAEDEGRSLGLYLGILNRIRAGHPALGQLRNIRFHATEDPAILAYSKHVDGSFTRDGEPDTIIVVANVDPHSVRETTVHLDVTALGLPEGSRFTVDELVSGETWEWGASNYVRLDAFTMPVHILHVRGAIDA
- the glgP gene encoding alpha-glucan family phosphorylase, whose product is MRAIRRFTVRPVVPERLSALEELAANLRWSWHLPTRRLFEHVSPHAWASTGHDPVALLGEVEPARLEELAGDDRFVEWAESLRADLHAYLGEPRWYQRLDGHSPGRIAYFSPEFGIAAALPQYSGGLGILAGDHLKSASDLGVPLTAVGLFYRAGYFSQSISPDGWQQERYPVLDPDGLPLTVLRGHDGTPEQVSLAMPGGRALHARVWQAAVGRVTLLLLDTDIPANDDDLRGVTDRLYGGGGEHRLLQELLLGIGGVRALRRWEELGGHEAADVFHTNEGHAGFLGLERISDLIGEGLSFQEALQAVRAGTVFTTHTPVPAGIDRFDRGLVERYLTPELLPGVRPADVMALGTEADPGSHAFNMAIMGLRLGQRANGVSKLHGEVSRRMFSELWAGFDPSEVPIDSVTNGVHAPTWTDPLLKDLAEARFASTDTTAVDWASDVVSDAELWEVKGAMREQLVADARRRVSEAWSASHPGAVSPPWTSGVLDPHVLTIGFARRVPTYKRLTLMLQDPERLAGILTHPERPVQIVVAGKSHPADDEGKQLIQQLVRFASDPAVRQRIVFLPDYDIRMARTLYPGCDVWLNNPLRPLEACGTSGMKAALNGALNCSILDGWWAEYADDDNGWAIPSADAAGDATERDRLEASALYDLIEHRIAPRFYDRDADGVPTAWVDMMRHTLATLSPELSADRMVREYVQRLYRPAAELAATANADDHRAARELAAWKARVQAAWPSVRVRHVESGGLASVPHVGEELRLRVHVDIDGLSDDDVAVQVVYGRVRDGDDLSDLRTRELVPDPSAEAGGARVYTGSVALERAGNFGYTVRVVPRHQLLASPAELGLVALA